The Anaerotignum faecicola genomic interval TTTCAAACCTGCAGGCGCAGCTTGAATACTTCAAGCAGAAGTTATTTGGCAGTTCCAGTGAACGGCGCAGTGATCTGCCCGGCCAGTTAAGCCTTTTCTCCGGATCCGGTTCCGGGGAGGAACCATTGCCGGAGCTCATTGAGCCGGAGTTCATCGAAGTAAAGACCAGCAAACAGGAACGTAAGCCCAAAGCGGACTATGATGAGATGTTCGCAAATCTTCCAATCCACTATGAAGAAGTAAACACGTTGTCCGAAGAAGAGAAGCAGTGCCCTGAGTGCGGAGCCGGCATGATCCCGATCGGCCATGAAGAGATGCGGACAGAACTCCGTTATACCAGGGCAAAACTGGAGCGTATCGTGTACATTGCCGCCACTTATGGGTGTCTGGCCG includes:
- a CDS encoding IS66 family transposase zinc-finger binding domain-containing protein, with the translated sequence SNLQAQLEYFKQKLFGSSSERRSDLPGQLSLFSGSGSGEEPLPELIEPEFIEVKTSKQERKPKADYDEMFANLPIHYEEVNTLSEEEKQCPECGAGMIPIGHEEMRTELRYTRAKLERIVYIAATYGCLAGKDTEDPRFMKDEGSPALIPGGYASASLVSHIMYEKVCRCASSVPAGEGI